One stretch of Candidatus Nealsonbacteria bacterium CG07_land_8_20_14_0_80_39_13 DNA includes these proteins:
- a CDS encoding aspartyl-tRNA amidotransferase, with amino-acid sequence MTLKEQIRNDLKNSLKEGNEVSCSVLRFLLASIQSKQTEKQFALSKKGTVPEDKLKEESELNDEETMSAILSDVKKRKDSISAFEKGGRQDLVEKEKNELLVLQKYLPEQLSEEEIKKVAERAIKKIGASSIKEMGKVMAEAMIELKGKADGTLVSKVIKSLLS; translated from the coding sequence ATGACTCTAAAAGAGCAAATAAGAAATGACCTTAAAAATTCTTTAAAAGAGGGGAATGAAGTTTCCTGCTCTGTTTTGCGTTTTCTTCTGGCTTCTATCCAAAGCAAGCAGACGGAGAAGCAATTTGCCTTAAGTAAGAAAGGAACAGTCCCTGAAGATAAATTAAAGGAAGAGAGCGAGTTGAACGACGAAGAAACGATGAGCGCCATCCTTTCTGACGTTAAAAAAAGAAAGGATTCCATTTCTGCTTTTGAGAAGGGGGGCAGGCAGGATTTGGTTGAGAAAGAAAAAAATGAATTATTGGTTTTGCAAAAATATCTTCCGGAACAGCTTTCTGAAGAGGAAATTAAAAAAGTGGCTGAAAGAGCGATAAAGAAAATAGGAGCTTCCTCAATTAAGGAAATGGGCAAGGTAATGGCTGAAGCAATGATTGAGTTGAAAGGCAAAGCCGACGGAACCTTGGTCTCAAAGGTAATCAAATCCCTCCTTTCGTAA